GTTATACGGAAGAAATGCAGGAGCTCATGTGCATATCCTCCTGTCTGTTGACCAAAGCGGGCGGAATTACCTTGACTGAGGCGATGGCTCAAGCACTTCCGGTTATTGTCTATCGTCCGCTGCCTGGTCAGGAGGCTGGCAATGCAGAATGGTTGTCTAAACATAATCTGATAGAGATCGCTTGGAATGAACAGCAGCTCATAGAGCAGCTTCATCGATTGGAGCATACGGCGTACAGAGAAGGAAAGGAACAGCATATGAAGGATTTTTCACGAAAATCAGCCTCGAATGCTATCGTTACCGAAGCTTTAGAGGCTATTAAAATGCGACAGCCTTCTGTTACCTCAGTAAAATCTATGGTTGTTGAAGGGCAGGCGAAGACGGTTCATGGATACTACTAACAAGGTAGAAAGACCACAGCAAACGTTCGCCCGACTCGCGATGATTCTTTTTTTTATAGAGTGGATTAGAGGGGCTGTCCTGATTGCTTTCTTACCAACTTATGTATTAACGAGCTGGGGGCTTACAACTTCAGTAGTAGGCCTTGCGGTCTCCGCGCACTATTTGACGGACAGCTTGATCAAAAGCTTCATTGGCTATCTTTTGGATAGATATTCCGGTCGCATCGTACTTCATTGTGGGTTCTTCCTGGGGTTTGTTGGGCTTTTATTGATGGTAACCACCCATAGTCCTTGGATACTTATTGTAGCTTCTGCTTGTTTGGGAGCTGGGTTCTCTCCGATCTGGATTCTATGTATGAGCCAGGTTTCAGAGGAACAACGAGCACAGCAGATGGGAACCTTATACGTTTATTGGATGGCTGGTTTAGGCCTGGGACCTGTGACTATGAATCTGTTAATTGGTGCTGGCTTGTCGCTGTCCCTAGGCGTGATAGGATTATTTTTCGTTGCTGGCTGGATCATGGTAGGTCTTGTAAAGCTTAACAAGGTGTCGGTAGGGAGCGTAAAAATATCAGTAGGTCAACAGTTTGTATCGCTATGGAACAAAGTGAAGAAGGGAGGGTTTCTGGTTCCAGGTATGCTATTGCAGACCACAGCGGGCGGGATACTAGTTCCGTTTCTAACGAGCTTTGCTATTTCGCATTTGGGTCTGTCACATTCTCAGCTGTCTATCGTGTTATTTATGGGAGGAGTAGGCGTAGTTCTTCTTCTTGTTCCTATGGGAAAATGGTTTGATCAAGTCGGAGGGAAATGGTTCCTAGTGCTTGGGTTCGGCGTGTTTGCGATTGCCCTGTTCGGCTTAACTTCTATTAGCTCCTTCTCCGGCGCCATCTGGCTCTCGCTTCTGCTCGGTTGCGCGTATGCGGCCTTGCTACCCTCTTGGAATGCCTTAATGGCTAGTTATATTCCTGAAGATTCCGTGGGTATAAGCTGGGGACTACTATTCTCTATTGAAGGTTTAGGGGTGGTTATTGGTCCTCTCATTGGAGGCTGGCTGGGAAGCTGGGGCAATGAATTGTTGCCCTTTCAAGTCAGTGCCTGTTTATTTGGATTGATTAGTGTTGTTTACTTACTATCACCAGCCCGATTATTTATTCACAGAAAAAAAGTGACCGGGAATCTTACAAATGTATCCTAGAATCTCAAAGTAATTGCCCTGGCTCCCGGCGCCGCTGATTCATGAATACCAAAGCCAATGCAATAACCGCTAATATAATCCCAAGTACTCGAAATCCCTCGAAGCTGAACTTACCTCCCATTACGATCCCTATCAACAAAGAAGAGAGTATGGTTCCCAGATATCTTGATGTATTAAATAATCCGGATGCTACACCAATAATTTCTTTTGGCGCACTTTGGAATAACGCTGCTTGCATACCTACATTGTTTAACCCGTTACTAATCCCGAATGCAGCCAAAGCCAAACACACGCTGATAACCGGTGAAGTTTGGTTCAATGTCACGAGCCAAACCGACCCCAAGGTCATCAGAATTGCAGACACTAGCAATGCTGGTCTTGGTCCTGATTTATCGATCCATCGTCCTGCTATTGGTGAAGTGACAAGCGAGCAGAGACCTAAGGTTAGCATAAGTATTCCTGTTTGGAATTCGCTGACATGACGCACCATTTGCAAGTAGGATGGAATCCCGAAAAAGAGCGAGTAATAAAGTACGTTAACGAGCATGAATTCCACATTAACCCAAGTCATCGCAGGATATTTGGCGAATGTGCGTAAAGGAATAAAGGGTGAGGATACTTTTAATTCATGTCGTACGAATAATCCCAGCAGAGCGAGGCCTATCAGCGAAACAATAACATTTCCTAAAGAGATATGCCCAGATGATTTTGCTGAGAGTAATCCAACGAGCAGGGCAACCAGACCTAATGTGAAGAGTAGGATTCCTGAGGCATCCATCCAATCCAACCATTTGCGAGGGGACATGCCCGGTGTAACGGCTAGTGACGGCTCCTCGTTAGGAATATTCCTCCAAGATAATATAAAGCTCACTACTACGAAAGGAATATTGATGAAAAAGATAGCAGGCCAGCCCCACCAGTGTATGATGACCCCGCCAATAAAGGGTCCGATGGCTGCCGCTCCGGATAGGAAGATGGACAAAACAGCCAGCGCTGTCGCTTGTTTTTCCGTAATATGAATTCGCACAATGGCCATTCCAACGGCAACCATCATACTTGTTCCAATGGCTTGCACAATGCGGATCACAATAAGCCACGCGAAGCTTGGTGCGAATGGAGCTAACAATGAGGCAATGAAGGCTACAACAAGCCCGGTAAGGAATATCTTTCTGCGACCCAATAAATCGCTGGCCTTTCCCATGACGGGTTGAGCGATGCTACTTGCAATGTAGAAAGAAAAAATAATCCAAGAAACATCTGTATAGTCAAGTTGAAATACATTTTGCAATCTTGGAATAGCAACAGAAACCATCGAAGAATTTAAAGGGTTCAATAGTATCCCTAGACCCACTGAAATCATTAACCATCTACTGCGAACACTCATTTTGAATCCCCCTAAAGCTTATTAATATCATCGTACTTGAATTTTGTTATTCATTCCAACGCATTTTATGTTATATTCTCATTGACTTGAAGGAATGAATAGGGGTGCAAAATGGAACTTCTTCAGCTGCAATATTTTCTCGCGGTAGCTCGTTTGGAACATATGACCGAAGCGGCACGAAATCTGCACGTTACGCAATCGTCACTAAGCAAAACAATTCAGCGCTTGGAGGAGGATCTAGGGGTCCCTTTATTCGATCGAGTAGGGAGGAATCTGCGATTGAATGAGTTCGGAAGCAGATTCCTCCGCCGTGCAGAAAGGGCTCTGTTTGAATTGGAGCAGGGGAAGCAGGAGCTTAACGATTTATCCGACCCGGAGCATAGCACACTCGAATTAGCGGTGACCACCGCAAGTACATTGCCCAATATTCTTCGCGAGTTTCGGAAAAAGAGACCCGATATTCAATTTCATGTGCAAATGCTGACCACGCAAGAGATGGTTACACTTCTGGATAGAGGAGAGGTGGATTTTTGCTTGTCCTCACCGCCTATTGAAGGGGAAGATATCGAATGCCAAATCGTGTTGGTTGACCCCATTCTCGTGGCTGTTCCAAAGGGGCATCGGTTGGCTGATCGAAGCAGTGTATCTTTGGCAGAGCTAAGGGATGAATGGTTTGTCGGTGTAAAGAGTGGGTATGGAACTCGCGATTTAATAGATTCTGTGTGTCAATCGGTTGGATTCACGCCTAAATATGTATATGAGGGGGATGAACCTGCAAGATTAATCACTCTTGTGGAAGCCGAGATTGGCCTAGCCTTCATACCAAGTACGGCAAGGAACTCACGAGAAGACATCAAATATCTTCAAATAGAGAATCATAAATTGGTACGGGAGATAGCCTTAATATGGCATAAGAGTCGATATATTTCACGAGCTGCTTCGGAATTCCGTGAGGTGGTTGTTGAATATTTCGGATCGATATCAAATCAATTTGGGGTGAAGTTATGAGTAGCTGGGAACAAGCTTTGTCAAAGGTATGTGAACTTTATTTTTCATCCAAAATCAAATCGAATTTTGAATGGATCTTGGTAGGCTCGGTTGGTTCAGTTTTACAAGGCTGCGAAATGACGCCAGGAGACGTAGATATTTATACAAAAAATATAGAAGGCATTGAACAATTGGCTGAACTTTTTAAGGGATTTTCTCTTTTGGATAAATGTGAATTCCCTCATGGAGACAACTGGTTATCTTCTTTAGAAGAACCTACATACACTCAAACCTTTCCTTCGGGCTTTACTTGGACAAAAGGAAGTTGGATCATCGATGGATTTAAAGTGGAAGTCGTTCATATATCCAATTCAGCGGGAATTCCTGATTCTATGGAGGGGGATGGGATATGGGAAGGCGGACAATATATTTGGAACCATTTTAAGAACGTGACAATCGGACAGTACACTATTCCTACGGTTCCACTTGAGATACAGTTGGAATCTAATTTAAGACGAAAACGATCAGACAGGACACAAGCCATTATCATTGCATTACAAAAATATGGCTACGATAAAGAGCTAATCGAAAAAGCCCTATCAAAGGAACACTTACCTTATTTTAATTCTCAAATGAATTAAGCTGTACCAATAATATCATTATTGAATAGTAGTGAGGGGGCTTAATTTGGTGCACACCTGTCTTATGCAGACAGGTGTGCACCAGTTCTACTTCTTAATGTGAAAGTGCCTTGCCCTTTTCCAAATAGCTGGTGTCGCCTACTTTTCCTACCGTAAACTTGCCGTTCTCCCATTCCACGATCGTCACGCTGGAATTTGGCAAACCACCTTTGCTCATATCCCAAGCTTTAGGGTCAAGCCCCATGACCAAATCCAAAATGGTGATGCCGTGGGAAACGACAATGATATTCTTTTTCGACCCTTGGTTATCGGCAACGATCTGGTCTACTGCCGCTTTCGTCCGGGCAAAAACCTGAGCCATGTTTTCTCCGTTCACCGAGGTGTAATCGAGTTTCTGGAACGAAGCAACGTTTGCATGCTTCATAATATCTGCTTGATAAGCGCCTTCCAAGTCACCGAAGTTCATTTCTCTCAAGCGCTTATCCGTTTTCAGAATCATGTTTCGGCCTTCCAAAATGGTATCGGCCGTACCTACCGCACGTCCGCTCGAGCTGCTGTATGCTGCGCTGAACGGAATGTCATGCAAGCCTCGTTCCAGATCCTCGGCAACCTCGATGCCTTCTTCCGTGAGCGGAGCATCCGAGAAGCCCTGCATCCGTTTTTGCACGTTAAACAGTGTTTCGCCGTGACGAACGAAGTAGAACGTGAGCTTGTTTTGGCCGTTTTCCGCATAGCTCTGATCGCCGACTTTTTGCACTGTATATTTGCCGTCTTTCCACTGAATCTTCGTTACGCTCGAATTTGGCAAGCCGCCCTTGCTCAGATCCCAGGCTTTCGGGTCGAGACCCATCACCAAATCGAGAATGGTGATGCCATGCGAAACGACAAGTACATTCCCGCCTTTTGTTTTGTTTGCTTCAACAATTTGATCCAGCGATGCTTTAGCCCGCTCGAACACGCCTTGCATATTCTCGCCGTTCACCGAGGTGTAATCGAGTTTCTGGAACGAAGCAACGTTTGTATGCTTCATAACATCTGCTTGATAAGCGCCTTCCAAGTCACCGAAATTGAT
This window of the Paenibacillus sp. FSL R10-2734 genome carries:
- a CDS encoding MFS transporter, giving the protein MDTTNKVERPQQTFARLAMILFFIEWIRGAVLIAFLPTYVLTSWGLTTSVVGLAVSAHYLTDSLIKSFIGYLLDRYSGRIVLHCGFFLGFVGLLLMVTTHSPWILIVASACLGAGFSPIWILCMSQVSEEQRAQQMGTLYVYWMAGLGLGPVTMNLLIGAGLSLSLGVIGLFFVAGWIMVGLVKLNKVSVGSVKISVGQQFVSLWNKVKKGGFLVPGMLLQTTAGGILVPFLTSFAISHLGLSHSQLSIVLFMGGVGVVLLLVPMGKWFDQVGGKWFLVLGFGVFAIALFGLTSISSFSGAIWLSLLLGCAYAALLPSWNALMASYIPEDSVGISWGLLFSIEGLGVVIGPLIGGWLGSWGNELLPFQVSACLFGLISVVYLLSPARLFIHRKKVTGNLTNVS
- a CDS encoding LysR substrate-binding domain-containing protein; translated protein: MELLQLQYFLAVARLEHMTEAARNLHVTQSSLSKTIQRLEEDLGVPLFDRVGRNLRLNEFGSRFLRRAERALFELEQGKQELNDLSDPEHSTLELAVTTASTLPNILREFRKKRPDIQFHVQMLTTQEMVTLLDRGEVDFCLSSPPIEGEDIECQIVLVDPILVAVPKGHRLADRSSVSLAELRDEWFVGVKSGYGTRDLIDSVCQSVGFTPKYVYEGDEPARLITLVEAEIGLAFIPSTARNSREDIKYLQIENHKLVREIALIWHKSRYISRAASEFREVVVEYFGSISNQFGVKL
- a CDS encoding MFS transporter — translated: MSVRSRWLMISVGLGILLNPLNSSMVSVAIPRLQNVFQLDYTDVSWIIFSFYIASSIAQPVMGKASDLLGRRKIFLTGLVVAFIASLLAPFAPSFAWLIVIRIVQAIGTSMMVAVGMAIVRIHITEKQATALAVLSIFLSGAAAIGPFIGGVIIHWWGWPAIFFINIPFVVVSFILSWRNIPNEEPSLAVTPGMSPRKWLDWMDASGILLFTLGLVALLVGLLSAKSSGHISLGNVIVSLIGLALLGLFVRHELKVSSPFIPLRTFAKYPAMTWVNVEFMLVNVLYYSLFFGIPSYLQMVRHVSEFQTGILMLTLGLCSLVTSPIAGRWIDKSGPRPALLVSAILMTLGSVWLVTLNQTSPVISVCLALAAFGISNGLNNVGMQAALFQSAPKEIIGVASGLFNTSRYLGTILSSLLIGIVMGGKFSFEGFRVLGIILAVIALALVFMNQRRREPGQLL
- a CDS encoding histidine phosphatase family protein: MHKSLSKLFTVMMAFFVLSSFSVGNVGASADNTAKKEDQGITFYLVRHGETIFNVQERMQGFSDSPLTEKGIEVAENLGRGLKSIPFVAAYSSTSERASDTADIVLEGRNLKLIKDKRLKEINFGDLEGAYQADVMKHTNVASFQKLDYTSVNGENMQGVFERAKASLDQIVEANKTKGGNVLVVSHGITILDLVMGLDPKAWDLSKGGLPNSSVTKIQWKDGKYTVQKVGDQSYAENGQNKLTFYFVRHGETLFNVQKRMQGFSDAPLTEEGIEVAEDLERGLHDIPFSAAYSSSSGRAVGTADTILEGRNMILKTDKRLREMNFGDLEGAYQADIMKHANVASFQKLDYTSVNGENMAQVFARTKAAVDQIVADNQGSKKNIIVVSHGITILDLVMGLDPKAWDMSKGGLPNSSVTIVEWENGKFTVGKVGDTSYLEKGKALSH